One Methylomarinovum tepidoasis DNA window includes the following coding sequences:
- the metG gene encoding methionine--tRNA ligase, with amino-acid sequence MPGRNLLVTSALPYANGPIHLGHLVEYIQTDIWVRFQKLRGNVCWYVCADDAHGTPIMLKAQEEGITPEALVERIGREHRADFAGFEIGFDCYHSTHSPENRELATEIYRRLKAKGYIEARTITQFYDPVRRMFLPDRFIKGECPRCGAKDQYGDNCEVCGATYSPTELKNPVSAVSGATPVEKETEHFFFKLSAFASFLKEWVHQPGHLQPEVAHKVDEWLQGGLKDWDITRDAPYFGFEIPDAPGKYFYVWLDAPIGYMASFKRLCREKGLDFDAWWGPDSDAELYHFIGKDIIYFHALFWPAMLHGAGFRTPTAIHAHGFLTVNGEKMSKSRGTFIKARTYLDHLDPQYLRYYFAAKLGPGVDDIDLNFEDFTQRVNADLVGKVVNIASRCAGFIKKRFDNRLAGHLPDPDLFVRFLEAGEEIAALYEKREFGKAMREIMALADAANQFIDEHKPWVIAKEPGREGELQAVCSEGINLFRILVAYLKPVLPKLAREAEAFLAIEPQEWPEVATQPLLDHVINDFKPLLTRVDPAKIEQMIEASRESLAPAPQRAPAVEPVAPEIEFADFAKIDLRIARIVKAEHVEGAEKLLKLTLDLGGETRTVFAGIKAAYDPKTLTGRLTVMVANLKPRKMRFGVSEGMVLAAGPGGKDLYLLSPDEGAEPGMRVK; translated from the coding sequence ATGCCAGGCCGCAACCTGCTCGTCACCAGCGCCCTGCCGTATGCCAACGGCCCCATCCATCTGGGCCATCTGGTGGAGTACATCCAGACCGACATCTGGGTCCGCTTCCAGAAGCTGCGGGGCAACGTCTGCTGGTACGTCTGTGCCGACGACGCCCACGGCACGCCGATCATGCTCAAGGCCCAGGAGGAGGGAATCACCCCGGAAGCGCTGGTCGAGCGCATCGGCCGCGAGCACCGCGCCGATTTCGCCGGCTTCGAGATCGGCTTCGACTGTTACCACAGCACCCATTCCCCGGAGAACCGCGAGCTGGCCACGGAGATCTACCGCCGCCTGAAGGCGAAGGGTTATATCGAAGCCCGTACCATCACCCAGTTCTACGATCCGGTCAGGCGGATGTTCCTGCCGGACCGGTTCATCAAGGGCGAGTGTCCTCGATGTGGCGCCAAGGACCAGTATGGGGACAATTGCGAGGTGTGCGGCGCCACCTATTCCCCCACCGAGCTGAAGAATCCGGTTTCCGCCGTTTCCGGGGCGACGCCGGTGGAGAAGGAGACCGAACATTTCTTCTTCAAGCTGTCGGCTTTCGCGTCCTTCCTCAAGGAATGGGTCCATCAGCCCGGCCACCTGCAGCCGGAAGTGGCCCACAAGGTGGACGAGTGGCTGCAGGGCGGCCTCAAGGACTGGGACATCACCCGTGACGCCCCGTACTTCGGCTTCGAGATTCCCGACGCCCCCGGCAAGTATTTCTACGTCTGGCTCGACGCCCCCATCGGCTACATGGCCAGTTTCAAACGCCTGTGTCGGGAAAAGGGCCTGGATTTCGACGCCTGGTGGGGACCGGACAGCGATGCCGAGCTGTACCACTTCATCGGCAAGGACATCATCTATTTCCACGCCTTGTTCTGGCCGGCGATGCTCCACGGGGCCGGTTTCCGCACCCCCACCGCCATCCACGCCCACGGCTTTCTCACCGTCAACGGCGAAAAGATGTCCAAGTCCCGCGGCACCTTCATCAAGGCCCGCACCTATCTGGACCATCTCGATCCCCAGTATCTGCGCTACTATTTCGCCGCCAAGCTGGGGCCGGGCGTGGACGACATCGACCTCAACTTCGAGGACTTCACCCAGCGGGTCAACGCCGACCTGGTGGGCAAGGTGGTCAACATCGCCTCGCGCTGCGCCGGTTTCATCAAAAAGCGTTTCGACAACCGCCTGGCCGGTCATCTGCCCGATCCCGACCTGTTCGTGCGCTTTCTCGAGGCCGGCGAGGAGATCGCCGCTCTGTACGAAAAGCGCGAGTTCGGCAAGGCCATGCGGGAAATCATGGCCCTGGCCGATGCCGCCAACCAGTTCATCGACGAACACAAACCTTGGGTCATCGCCAAAGAACCGGGCCGGGAGGGCGAACTGCAGGCAGTCTGCAGCGAAGGCATCAATCTGTTCCGCATCCTGGTCGCCTATCTCAAGCCGGTCCTGCCCAAGCTGGCGCGGGAGGCGGAGGCTTTTCTGGCCATCGAGCCTCAGGAATGGCCCGAGGTGGCGACTCAGCCGCTGCTCGATCACGTCATCAATGACTTCAAGCCGCTGCTGACCCGCGTCGATCCGGCCAAAATCGAGCAGATGATCGAAGCCTCCCGGGAAAGCCTGGCGCCGGCGCCCCAGCGGGCACCGGCGGTGGAGCCTGTCGCGCCGGAAATCGAGTTCGCCGATTTCGCTAAGATCGACCTGCGCATCGCCCGCATCGTCAAGGCCGAGCACGTGGAGGGGGCGGAGAAGCTGCTCAAGCTGACCCTGGATCTGGGCGGCGAGACCCGCACCGTATTCGCCGGCATCAAGGCCGCCTACGATCCCAAAACCCTTACAGGGCGGCTGACGGTGATGGTGGCCAACCTCAAGCCGCGCAAGATGCGCTTCGGGGTGTCCGAAGGCATGGTGTTGGCGGCCGGTCCCGGCGGCAAGGATCTGTACCTGCTGTCACCGGACGAAGGGGCCGAGCCGGGGATGCGGGTCAAGTGA
- a CDS encoding dicarboxylate/amino acid:cation symporter has translation MSNEKNHLTLWIFIAIVLGVLLGLWRPHWAVGFAVGGEIFLRLLKMLVVPLVMTSVMAGILGFGDVRRLGRPGAVAIGYYLTTTVLAVIVGIVLVNAFEPGAGAPPPDTALLESARVANKEMGLGAIVEHMALMLVTDNVIKAMAEMQLLPLIVFSMLFAGTLTILGPKAETVSRFIVQLNEAFLALILGIMTLAPLGIFCLVTARFGEAQLHGAFLQTLQQTGRYMGTVLTGLAFHAFVTLALLLWIFARRSPWRFLGAMSPALLTAFSTASSSATLPVTLEAAVDRGGVRREAAEFVIPLGATINMDGTALYEAVAAIYIAQVLGVDLNLMQQVTVALTATLAAIGAAGIPEAGLVTMVIVLSAVGLPTEYIGILLSVDWLLDRFRTAVNVWGDSVGCAIVERVLPVPAQADSSHHS, from the coding sequence ATGTCGAACGAAAAGAATCATCTGACCCTGTGGATTTTCATCGCCATCGTCCTCGGGGTCCTGCTGGGGTTGTGGCGGCCCCACTGGGCGGTGGGTTTCGCCGTCGGTGGGGAGATCTTTCTGCGTCTGCTGAAGATGCTGGTGGTGCCGCTGGTGATGACCAGCGTCATGGCCGGGATCCTCGGTTTCGGGGACGTGCGCCGGCTGGGCAGGCCGGGCGCGGTGGCCATCGGCTATTATCTGACCACCACGGTGCTGGCGGTGATCGTCGGCATCGTTCTGGTCAATGCCTTCGAGCCCGGCGCCGGTGCGCCGCCGCCGGATACGGCGCTGTTGGAATCGGCCCGGGTGGCGAACAAGGAAATGGGCCTCGGCGCCATCGTCGAGCACATGGCGCTGATGCTGGTGACCGACAACGTGATCAAGGCGATGGCGGAGATGCAGCTTTTGCCTTTGATCGTCTTTTCCATGCTGTTCGCCGGCACCCTGACCATTCTGGGTCCGAAGGCCGAGACCGTCAGCCGCTTCATCGTCCAGCTGAACGAAGCCTTCCTGGCGCTCATCCTCGGTATCATGACGCTGGCGCCGCTGGGGATCTTTTGTCTGGTGACCGCCCGTTTCGGGGAGGCCCAGCTGCACGGCGCCTTTCTGCAGACCCTGCAGCAAACCGGCAGATACATGGGCACCGTGCTCACCGGTTTGGCCTTTCACGCCTTCGTGACGCTGGCTTTGCTGCTGTGGATCTTCGCTCGCCGCTCCCCCTGGCGGTTTCTGGGGGCGATGTCACCGGCGCTGCTGACGGCCTTTTCCACCGCCAGTTCCTCGGCCACCCTGCCGGTGACCTTGGAGGCGGCGGTGGACCGGGGCGGAGTGCGGCGGGAAGCGGCCGAATTCGTCATTCCCCTCGGGGCGACCATCAACATGGACGGCACCGCCCTGTACGAGGCGGTGGCGGCGATCTACATCGCCCAGGTGCTGGGCGTGGATCTGAACCTGATGCAACAGGTCACCGTGGCGCTGACCGCCACCTTGGCGGCCATCGGCGCCGCCGGCATTCCCGAGGCGGGGTTGGTGACCATGGTGATCGTGCTGAGCGCGGTGGGGCTGCCGACCGAATACATCGGCATTCTGCTGTCGGTGGACTGGCTCCTGGACCGCTTCCGCACCGCGGTCAACGTCTGGGGCGACAGCGTCGGTTGCGCCATCGTCGAGCGGGTGTTGCCGGTGCCGGCTCAGGCCGACAGCAGCCACCATTCGTAG
- a CDS encoding DUF5658 family protein, producing the protein MTDRRRQPERRRLGWRTFWYALIRGRRRGPRRAEEQDRPHYVDYYEDHRLLLWSLGIVAACALDALLTLMILARGGIEINPLMRLLLELGTYPFFYVKYLGTSLAVIFVLLHHRHRLLNRPATSFLPLLFGVYALLIGYEWWLLSA; encoded by the coding sequence ATGACCGACCGCCGCCGCCAACCGGAACGCCGCCGACTTGGCTGGCGCACGTTCTGGTACGCCCTGATACGGGGACGGCGCCGAGGGCCGCGACGTGCCGAAGAGCAAGACCGTCCCCATTATGTCGATTACTACGAAGACCACCGGCTGCTGCTGTGGAGCTTGGGGATCGTCGCCGCCTGCGCCCTCGACGCGCTCCTGACGCTGATGATCCTGGCCCGGGGCGGTATCGAGATCAATCCGCTGATGCGCTTGCTGCTCGAACTGGGCACCTATCCGTTTTTCTACGTCAAATACCTCGGCACCAGCCTGGCGGTGATCTTCGTCCTGCTGCATCACCGCCATCGCCTGCTGAACCGGCCGGCAACGTCCTTCCTGCCGTTGCTGTTTGGCGTCTATGCCCTGCTGATCGGCTACGAATGGTGGCTGCTGTCGGCCTGA
- a CDS encoding thioredoxin family protein, with protein sequence MALMETPLCEFGKPCPDFALPGVDGRIWTRDQCKGPNGLLVMFICNHCPYVKAILDILIEDCREISRHGIGCVAINPNDTERYPEDSFDNMKRIAAEKQFPFPYLLDETQAVARAFGAICTPDFFGYNAGLQLQYRGRLIEGGKNPVPGARHELLEAMKQIAATGRGPEVQYPSMGCSIKWRENA encoded by the coding sequence ATGGCGCTGATGGAAACCCCGCTGTGCGAGTTCGGAAAACCCTGTCCCGACTTTGCCCTGCCCGGTGTCGATGGCCGTATCTGGACCCGGGATCAATGCAAAGGGCCCAACGGCCTGTTGGTGATGTTCATCTGCAACCACTGTCCCTACGTGAAGGCGATACTCGACATTTTGATCGAGGACTGCCGCGAGATCTCCCGTCACGGCATCGGTTGCGTGGCCATCAATCCCAACGACACCGAACGCTATCCGGAGGATTCCTTCGACAACATGAAGCGCATCGCCGCGGAGAAACAGTTCCCGTTTCCCTATCTGCTCGACGAAACCCAGGCGGTCGCCCGGGCCTTCGGCGCCATCTGCACCCCGGATTTCTTCGGCTACAACGCCGGGCTGCAGCTGCAGTACCGCGGCCGCCTGATCGAAGGCGGCAAGAATCCAGTGCCCGGCGCCCGCCACGAACTGCTGGAGGCCATGAAGCAGATCGCCGCCACCGGCCGGGGGCCCGAGGTGCAGTATCCCAGCATGGGCTGCTCCATCAAGTGGCGGGAAAACGCCTGA
- the nth gene encoding endonuclease III encodes MNQKKRRLIFERLAKAIPNPTTELEYRTPFELLVAVVLSAQATDKSVNRATAELFKVADTPEKMLALGEEGLKRYIRHIGLYNTKARNLIALCRQLIEKHGGQVPRTRKELEALPGVGRKTANVILNTLYGEPTIAVDTHIFRVANRTGLAPGRTVREVEEKLNRYTPEEFKQDAHHLLILHGRYVCTARNPKCDRCVIRDLCEYPEKRLERTGDRAATG; translated from the coding sequence TTGAATCAGAAAAAGCGCAGGCTGATTTTCGAACGTCTGGCCAAGGCCATTCCCAATCCCACCACCGAGCTCGAGTACCGCACGCCCTTCGAACTGCTGGTGGCGGTGGTGCTGTCGGCGCAGGCCACCGACAAGAGCGTCAACCGGGCCACCGCGGAATTGTTCAAGGTGGCCGACACGCCCGAGAAGATGCTGGCGCTGGGCGAGGAGGGGCTGAAGCGTTACATCCGTCACATCGGCCTTTACAACACCAAGGCGCGCAATCTCATCGCTCTGTGCCGGCAGCTGATCGAGAAACACGGCGGCCAGGTGCCGCGGACGCGCAAGGAGCTGGAAGCCCTGCCCGGCGTGGGACGCAAGACCGCCAACGTCATTCTCAACACCCTCTACGGCGAGCCGACCATCGCCGTCGATACCCACATTTTCCGGGTTGCCAACCGCACCGGCCTGGCGCCGGGCAGGACCGTGCGCGAGGTGGAGGAGAAGCTGAACCGCTACACCCCCGAGGAATTCAAGCAGGACGCCCACCATCTGTTGATCCTGCACGGTCGCTACGTGTGCACCGCCCGCAATCCCAAGTGCGACCGGTGCGTCATCCGCGACTTGTGCGAATACCCGGAAAAGCGCCTGGAAAGGACCGGCGACAGGGCGGCAACGGGCTGA
- the rpoZ gene encoding DNA-directed RNA polymerase subunit omega: MARITVEDCLDKVENRFELVLLATKRARQLLAGAEPLVPWGDDKATVVALREIAAGKLDIDKLRDLDMNGGVDPLLGSAPQPQTI, translated from the coding sequence ATGGCCCGAATCACCGTAGAAGACTGCCTCGACAAGGTCGAAAACCGTTTCGAACTGGTGTTGCTCGCCACCAAGCGGGCCCGCCAGCTGCTCGCCGGCGCCGAACCCCTGGTCCCCTGGGGTGACGACAAGGCCACCGTGGTGGCCCTGCGGGAAATCGCCGCCGGCAAGCTCGACATCGACAAGCTGCGCGATCTGGACATGAACGGCGGTGTCGACCCGCTGCTGGGGTCAGCGCCGCAACCGCAAACGATCTAG
- the glgX gene encoding glycogen debranching protein GlgX: MTISRGRPLPLGVHGFDGGMNFAIFSRNATRMWLLLFDDPAVLEPTWCFELDPATHRTGDIWHVYVHGARPGLTYVFQADGPFAPHEGHRFNPQRALLDPYATALTGVEHWDFAMLCDRWLEEHPDEPIPKAQYRVKGLIPSEREFDWDGDRHPKIPWSETVIYETHVRGLTIHPSSCAHYPGTYLGVIEKIPYFKELGITTLELMPVHQFNPHELDRRNPLTGEPLVNYWGYSTVAFFAPHAQYSTGRSIDAQITEFKAMVKALHEAGIEVILDVVFNHTAEGNEHGPTLNFKGLDNSIYYLLDEHDKSRYLNYSGCGNTFNCNHPVVRGYILECLRYWVTEMHVDGFRFDLASILGRDRSGRLVPNPPLLESIAEDPILGSVKLIAEAWDAGGAYQVGFFPGERWSEWNGQYRDDVRRYWRGDDGMLGPFATRLCGSADLYQHSGKTPLNSVNFVTSHDGFTLNDLVSYEHKHNEANGEGNRDGTNENYSCNYGVEGPTDDPEIEAIRLRQIKNFLATLFLSRGVPMLLGGDEFRRTQRGNNNAYCQDNEISWYDWRLMKQNRPLVRFVSRLVRFRQAHPVLRKGDFYHPEEIEWFGPHGSPPDWRSGRALGAAIHPLDPEEPQLCLLFNAAPEAVSFHLPPPPPGQCWHVVVDTAAAPPEDIAAVGREKKLTRQDQLTLIGRSLYVLVAQAKAGKPRRRK; encoded by the coding sequence TTGACGATCAGCCGGGGGCGTCCTTTGCCACTCGGTGTCCACGGCTTCGACGGTGGCATGAACTTCGCCATCTTCAGCCGCAACGCCACCCGCATGTGGCTGCTGCTGTTCGACGACCCGGCGGTGCTGGAGCCCACCTGGTGCTTCGAACTGGATCCCGCAACCCATCGTACCGGTGACATCTGGCACGTCTACGTTCACGGCGCCCGCCCGGGGCTGACCTACGTGTTCCAGGCCGACGGGCCTTTCGCCCCCCACGAAGGCCACCGTTTCAATCCCCAGCGCGCCCTGCTCGACCCTTACGCCACCGCCCTGACCGGCGTCGAGCATTGGGACTTTGCCATGCTTTGCGACCGCTGGCTGGAGGAACATCCCGACGAGCCGATCCCCAAGGCGCAGTATCGGGTCAAGGGGCTGATTCCAAGCGAGCGGGAATTCGACTGGGATGGCGACCGTCATCCCAAGATCCCCTGGTCGGAAACCGTCATCTACGAAACCCACGTGCGCGGCCTGACCATCCACCCCTCCTCCTGCGCCCACTACCCCGGCACCTATCTGGGCGTGATCGAGAAGATTCCCTATTTCAAGGAATTGGGGATCACCACTTTGGAGCTGATGCCGGTGCACCAGTTCAATCCCCATGAACTGGACCGCAGAAACCCCCTCACCGGTGAACCGCTGGTCAACTACTGGGGCTACAGCACCGTGGCCTTCTTCGCTCCCCACGCCCAGTACAGCACCGGCCGCAGCATCGACGCCCAGATCACCGAGTTCAAGGCCATGGTCAAGGCCCTCCACGAGGCCGGGATCGAAGTCATCCTCGACGTGGTCTTCAACCACACCGCCGAGGGCAACGAGCACGGCCCGACCCTCAACTTCAAGGGACTGGACAACAGCATCTACTACCTGCTCGACGAGCACGACAAAAGCCGCTATCTCAACTATTCCGGCTGCGGCAACACCTTCAACTGCAACCATCCGGTGGTGCGCGGCTACATCCTCGAATGCCTGCGTTACTGGGTCACCGAGATGCACGTGGACGGCTTCCGCTTCGACCTAGCCTCGATCCTCGGGCGCGACCGCAGCGGGAGGCTGGTACCCAATCCGCCGCTGCTGGAATCCATCGCCGAAGATCCGATCCTGGGCAGCGTCAAGCTCATCGCCGAGGCATGGGACGCGGGCGGTGCCTATCAGGTGGGTTTCTTTCCGGGCGAACGCTGGTCGGAATGGAACGGCCAGTACCGCGACGACGTGCGCCGCTACTGGCGCGGCGACGACGGTATGCTGGGACCGTTCGCCACCCGTTTGTGCGGCAGCGCCGACCTGTACCAGCACAGCGGCAAGACCCCGCTCAACAGCGTCAACTTCGTCACCAGCCACGACGGCTTCACCCTCAACGACCTGGTCAGCTACGAACACAAGCACAACGAGGCCAACGGCGAGGGCAACCGCGACGGGACCAACGAGAATTACAGCTGCAATTACGGCGTCGAGGGCCCCACCGACGATCCCGAGATCGAAGCGATCCGCCTGCGCCAGATCAAAAATTTCCTCGCCACCCTGTTCCTTTCCCGCGGGGTGCCGATGCTCCTGGGCGGGGACGAGTTCCGCCGCACCCAGAGGGGCAACAACAACGCCTACTGCCAGGACAACGAGATCTCCTGGTACGACTGGCGTCTGATGAAGCAAAACCGCCCGCTGGTGCGCTTCGTCAGCCGGCTGGTCCGTTTCCGCCAAGCCCACCCGGTCCTGCGTAAAGGGGATTTCTACCACCCCGAGGAAATCGAATGGTTCGGCCCCCACGGTTCACCGCCGGACTGGCGCAGCGGCCGGGCCCTGGGGGCGGCGATCCATCCCCTCGATCCCGAAGAGCCCCAACTGTGCCTGCTGTTCAACGCCGCACCGGAAGCCGTCTCTTTCCACCTCCCGCCCCCGCCGCCGGGGCAATGCTGGCACGTGGTGGTGGACACCGCGGCCGCACCACCGGAGGACATCGCCGCCGTGGGCAGGGAAAAGAAGCTCACGCGGCAGGATCAGCTGACGCTGATCGGACGCAGTCTGTACGTGCTGGTGGCACAGGCAAAGGCAGGAAAACCCCGGAGGAGAAAATGA
- a CDS encoding RnfABCDGE type electron transport complex subunit B, which yields MTATGGRFARVAKIDETCCIGCARCLDACPVDAIVGAPNWMHTVIAAECIGCALCLPPCPVECIDMLPAPESLRPRTAEERRARSEQAKARYRARRRRLEEEAARHRARLEARKAALKRRRAV from the coding sequence ATGACGGCAACCGGCGGCAGATTCGCCCGGGTGGCGAAGATCGACGAGACCTGTTGCATCGGCTGTGCCCGCTGCCTGGATGCCTGCCCGGTGGACGCTATCGTCGGCGCGCCCAACTGGATGCATACGGTGATCGCCGCCGAATGCATCGGCTGCGCATTGTGCCTGCCACCGTGTCCGGTGGAATGCATCGACATGCTGCCGGCGCCGGAGTCCCTCCGCCCGCGGACGGCCGAGGAACGCCGCGCCCGCAGCGAGCAGGCCAAGGCCCGCTACCGGGCGCGCCGGCGGCGTCTCGAGGAGGAAGCGGCCAGGCACCGGGCTAGGCTGGAAGCCAGGAAAGCGGCGCTGAAACGGAGACGGGCGGTTTGA
- the gspM gene encoding type II secretion system protein GspM — protein sequence MAPIKRLNPNLNETGQRILAVLLLLLPLVLLYGLAIAPYLKILADNRERIEDLRFQLQRLQRTAAKAPLWEGRLQALQQDPAARRHYLQGATPALASAELQKRLGEIVRAAGGELTSTQVLGTKEEDGFTQISVRARFTASSRQLQEILQEIEANPPYLLIERLTVRPVRGRRDPKTRQFIPLDKLNVDLTVYGYMKTEPS from the coding sequence ATGGCCCCGATAAAACGCCTGAATCCCAATCTGAATGAGACGGGGCAGCGCATCCTTGCGGTGCTACTGTTGTTGCTGCCGCTGGTGCTGCTCTATGGGCTTGCCATCGCCCCTTATCTGAAGATCCTGGCGGACAACCGGGAGCGGATCGAAGACCTGCGCTTCCAGTTGCAGCGGCTGCAACGGACCGCCGCCAAAGCCCCCTTGTGGGAAGGGCGACTGCAGGCACTGCAACAGGATCCGGCCGCCCGGCGCCACTATCTCCAGGGCGCCACCCCGGCCCTGGCGTCGGCCGAACTGCAGAAGCGCCTGGGGGAAATCGTGCGCGCAGCAGGCGGAGAGCTCACCAGCACCCAGGTGCTGGGAACGAAGGAAGAAGACGGCTTCACCCAAATCTCAGTGCGGGCCCGCTTCACCGCTTCCAGCCGTCAGTTGCAGGAGATCCTGCAGGAAATCGAAGCCAACCCGCCCTACCTTCTTATCGAGCGCCTGACCGTCCGCCCCGTCCGCGGCCGGCGCGATCCCAAAACCCGGCAATTCATTCCGCTCGACAAGCTCAACGTCGATCTGACCGTCTACGGTTACATGAAGACCGAACCCTCATGA
- a CDS encoding phosphoglycerate kinase encodes MAIKKITDLKLKGKRVLIRADLNVPISDGKVTSDTRIRASIPTIRYALEQGAACVMVMSHLGRPKEGEYDPQYSLAPVAERMSELMGLPVRLVRDWIDGVQCQVPGELVLLENVRFLKGEKKNDPELGRKMAALCDVFVMDAFGTAHRAQASTHAVAQFAPEVCAGLLLAKELEALSKALENPDRPLLAIVGGSKVSTKLTVLETLAQKVDQLIVGGGIANTFIAAAGHPVGKSLYEEDLIPEAKRLMEQARARGAEIPIPVDVVVAKAFSEDAEAVTKPVEEVAEDEMILDIGPKTADLYADRIMQAGTIVWNGPVGVFEIEQFSHGTRCIAEAIAKSPAFSIAGGGDTLAAIERFGVADGISYMSTGGGAFLEFLEGKKLPAVEILEQRDC; translated from the coding sequence ATGGCCATCAAGAAAATCACCGATTTGAAACTCAAGGGCAAACGGGTGCTGATCCGCGCCGACCTCAACGTGCCGATCAGCGACGGTAAAGTCACCTCCGACACCCGCATCCGCGCCAGTATTCCCACCATCCGTTACGCCCTGGAACAGGGCGCCGCCTGCGTGATGGTCATGTCCCATCTGGGCCGCCCCAAGGAAGGGGAATACGATCCCCAATATTCCCTGGCGCCGGTGGCGGAACGCATGTCCGAACTGATGGGGCTGCCGGTGCGGTTGGTCAGGGACTGGATCGACGGGGTGCAGTGTCAGGTGCCCGGTGAGCTGGTCCTGCTGGAGAACGTCCGCTTCCTGAAAGGGGAGAAGAAGAACGATCCGGAACTGGGCCGGAAGATGGCCGCCCTCTGCGACGTCTTCGTGATGGATGCTTTTGGCACCGCCCACCGGGCCCAGGCATCCACCCATGCGGTGGCTCAGTTCGCCCCCGAGGTATGCGCCGGCCTGCTGCTGGCCAAGGAACTGGAGGCCCTGTCGAAGGCGCTGGAAAATCCCGACCGTCCGTTGCTGGCCATCGTAGGCGGTTCCAAGGTATCCACCAAGCTGACGGTGCTGGAAACTTTGGCCCAGAAAGTGGATCAATTGATCGTGGGCGGCGGCATCGCCAATACCTTCATCGCCGCTGCCGGCCATCCGGTGGGCAAATCGCTTTACGAGGAAGATCTGATCCCGGAAGCCAAGCGCCTGATGGAACAAGCCCGGGCCCGCGGCGCCGAGATTCCCATCCCGGTGGACGTGGTGGTGGCCAAGGCGTTTTCCGAGGACGCCGAGGCGGTTACCAAGCCGGTGGAGGAAGTGGCCGAGGACGAGATGATCCTCGACATCGGTCCCAAAACCGCCGATCTCTACGCCGACAGGATCATGCAGGCAGGCACCATCGTCTGGAACGGGCCGGTGGGGGTGTTCGAGATCGAGCAGTTCAGCCACGGCACCCGCTGCATCGCCGAGGCCATCGCCAAAAGCCCGGCGTTCTCCATCGCCGGCGGCGGCGACACCCTGGCGGCGATCGAGCGGTTCGGCGTCGCCGACGGCATTTCCTACATGTCCACCGGCGGCGGCGCGTTTCTGGAATTCCTCGAAGGCAAGAAACTGCCGGCTGTGGAGATTCTGGAACAACGGGATTGCTAA
- a CDS encoding PilN domain-containing protein, whose product MLLIASFAFPPSLRRFWQWWRQQLAALIPETLRRRWPKAEPYFITFTPEGEMEILRQTEDDRPLQPVAHDGRADAEERYTLLLQPGQCLVRRTVLPAAARKNLSQVIRFEIDRHTPFEADQVYFDTRIVEQANAKIVVELIVVPRQVLDPLLAQAEDAGLNIDDIAVLDHGQPRTGLALLPEGRSDQRPRWSRHLNLALGTLLLALIGAALLLPVLFQQRRIEILERQVAKARKAAIRATDIQQRLTELKRQRRFLVDKKLQTPALTQLLEELSRRLPDDTWLTQLRYQDSQLRIDGRSPAASKLVRLLEDSPYFDNVHFISPITQDRHSGLERFRISMDVHHGPDKTPESQSE is encoded by the coding sequence ATGCTTTTGATCGCCTCTTTCGCCTTCCCGCCGAGCCTGCGACGCTTCTGGCAGTGGTGGCGCCAGCAGCTGGCGGCGCTGATCCCGGAAACCCTGCGGCGCCGCTGGCCGAAGGCGGAACCTTATTTCATCACCTTCACGCCAGAAGGGGAAATGGAAATCCTGCGCCAGACCGAGGACGACCGACCCTTGCAGCCGGTCGCCCACGACGGCAGGGCCGACGCGGAAGAAAGATACACCCTGCTGCTGCAACCGGGACAATGCCTGGTGCGGCGCACGGTCCTGCCTGCGGCGGCACGCAAGAATCTGAGTCAGGTCATCCGCTTCGAAATCGACCGCCACACCCCGTTCGAAGCCGATCAGGTCTATTTCGACACCCGCATCGTCGAACAGGCCAACGCCAAAATCGTCGTCGAGCTGATCGTCGTCCCCAGGCAGGTGCTCGACCCGCTGCTGGCCCAAGCCGAGGACGCCGGCCTGAACATCGACGACATCGCCGTTCTCGACCACGGCCAGCCCAGGACCGGACTTGCCTTGCTGCCCGAAGGCCGAAGCGATCAGCGCCCGCGCTGGTCTCGGCATCTGAATCTGGCGCTCGGCACCTTACTGTTGGCCCTGATCGGCGCCGCCCTGCTGCTTCCCGTCCTGTTCCAGCAGCGTCGGATCGAGATCCTGGAACGGCAGGTCGCCAAAGCCCGCAAGGCCGCCATCCGCGCCACCGACATCCAGCAGCGCCTGACGGAGCTGAAACGCCAGCGCCGCTTCCTGGTGGACAAGAAGCTTCAGACCCCGGCCCTGACGCAACTGCTGGAGGAGCTGAGCCGCCGCCTGCCGGACGACACCTGGCTGACCCAATTGCGGTATCAAGACAGCCAGCTGCGCATCGACGGCCGGTCCCCCGCCGCTTCCAAACTGGTACGACTGCTGGAAGATTCCCCCTACTTCGACAACGTGCATTTCATCTCTCCCATCACCCAGGACCGCCACAGCGGTCTGGAACGGTTCCGCATCAGCATGGATGTTCATCATGGCCCCGATAAAACGCCTGAATCCCAATCTGAATGA